The Penicillium oxalicum strain HP7-1 chromosome V, whole genome shotgun sequence genomic interval ATAgcagtccccccccccccagaagACGGGGAAACTCGCTCAGACCAATGAGCATCAGCGGACCAGGGGGAGAGATGCAGCACTTGGCTTGTGAGGCTGTGCAAGCATAAGCTAAAAAGAAGGGCCCCATTACCCACTGCCTATTTGCCCAGTCATGTCGAATGGTATCCACTCCCTCGACGTGAGTGGGATATCACTACTCCACCCAGCCGCAAGTAGAAGTCGACGAAACccttgttttcttctttttttccccttgtctCTTCGACCTTGTTGGGCCTCCTCGCTTCAGACGGGAATTGGCAGTCTCGTGGTGATCAGAAGAGGATCTGGCTCCGTTCAGGGACAAGCAGCATCATTAGGCGCCGAGGGCTCTGTTCGGCATCCCCGTTGCGCCAGCGCTCATTGCGCACCAAGAGGGGGCTCAAGTGAATCATGGATGCTGTCTTTTAGTGCTCATCTGTGATCGTACTAGTCCAGTCCGTGCAGTCGGGGACACGAtagtgggggggggagggagtggaatggaatgggaagagaaaggtcgAAGAAGCAAGACCGTAGCGAACCTGATCCAACCTCTGAATCGAAGCCGGACGAGAGGACGAGACGACGAGAGGAGGGACCTGATCGTCTGCAGGTGTGCCAGATGTTCCTAGTCGAAAGCTTACATAggagcgggaaaaaaaatgagatCTAGATCATACTCCAAGTCGTCACATGCTGACAATCTGTACATGGGCTGAGGACTCTCATACACCACGACTTCCATCAGGAGGTACTTGGTACGGCAGTAGCACCGTGACGGTAGTATAGTACTAGTCCACCACTTCATGTACAAGTATCCCCAGTACCCGCCAGTGGCCTCGTCGCGGAGGTGCAATTCTGCTGGAGCAGGTCCGATAGAAAGAGAATTCTATCTAGGACGAGGCTGATCAGACTCATCTCAACCTCGACTCGAGGGGAGATTGATGTTCCGTCTTATCGTCCACACCGGGAAGCCTCAACGTGGCGTCGCGACTGTCAACCCTCGCGCAAAGGGCTGACCCAAGGACGCACTCGTCCATGGTTTGTCGCATTGGTCCGTACCTCACGACTGCACGCACGCAGTCCCGGTGGGTCTTTTCAGGCGCCAAGAATCGCAGAAGTCGTACATTTACTTCAATAATGAGCCCACTCTTGATTTCATCCCGTCCACGTTGGAAAATCCGCGCAAGACCgactcccccctccttccttctcctccagaAGAAAACTCCCACCATCACAAACGCGCACTTCTTGCCGAATCCGTCCAACGAGCCATATCAGCAGCCTCTCTCGGTAACGAATCCACCCTTTCTTCCCATCTTCCTGTCCTGACTCAGACCGCCTTGCGCACGTGCGGTGACCGTTCAGATCGTGGGACCCTCCGTTATCACCACTCGGTACCACCGTCATTAATATTCcccgtcatctccatcttccccggcCACTGGGTCTGCTTCGAGAGTCGTAGATGATGCGCCCACCCCGTTGAGTCCGGGCAgctcatttttctttttttgtgtgtgtttGTGTTTGATGTGTGCGCTAGTCTCATTGCTGGGAACCTGACCTGCCTGGGACAACGGTTATATTGCACCTTCTTCGCCCGTTGGGCGTAGCCGCCGCGCCGCTTCTACCTCCCTGATCTGTGTGCTCCTGCTTGCGCCGGCCCCCGTGTCGCGCTGTCTGCCTGTTCATTACTCGTTCCCTTCCTGTACAACACTTGGGGTTGAGATCGTGCAAGTCGGCTGCTCCATCATGGCCTCGCACGATCACGGCCAGGGGGTGGATGCCAATGCGGCTCACGGGAAGCCTCGCAACATGAGCCCGTCGCCCCACGCCCAACATCAATATCACGACCCAACCGCGGGCCTGGTCGTGGATCCCTCCATGTCATCCGACTACAACGGCAATGCATCTTTCAATCCTTCCCATGGCGACAGTAACATCAATCCTCTCGGCGGCTCCGAATCATATGGCTACTCGACAAATTACCCTTTTAACGCGTCTGCGCCAAACCAAACCCTGGCCCCTCCCTCATCGGGCCAGCCGTTTCCTCCTCTGTTGGACACCGCCAATCTGTCCTTACAGCAAGCATTCGACCCAAATATGGCCAATCAGTTCAATCCGGGAGGCCTGGATATGCAATCCGGACAGTCCATGGAGAActtctccaatctcctcaaCTCCAACCCGAGCGAGCTCGACTTCTCTGCCTTTCAACCCCATAGCCCCACTGGCACAAGTGCTCCGAATTACAATTCATCTCTCTTGATCGACACTCAAATGCAATCGGGCCAGCAGGTCATCAACCCCGCCGTCAGTCCAGCAGACATCGTCAGCCCTATCTCCAATCCCTCTGCGTCTTCCCACCCATCCACCCAGGACCTGCAGCAGTCCTCCCCCGGCCCCATGTCGCCGCCCGGAGGTACCCCAGGAACATACTATACTCCACAGCATTCACGACACGCATCTCTGGACCCCGCCACTGCGGCCTATTTAAGTGCCCAGTCGACTGCGGACTGGCCTTCACTCATGACCAGCAACAATGCATTCCGTGGCCACCGGAGAGCACCGTCGGAAGTGTCCGAGGTCTCGTCGGCCACGCATTCGCCGTATTTGTCACAGAATGAGTTCGACGGCATTGAGAATAATGTGTCGCCCTCGCTGGCGCCACAGAATGACCCAGCGCTGTACGACAATGCGTTGGGTATTGAGCAATTCACGTTATCAGAGCAGCATCAACAAGGCTTTAGTCCGGCGCATAGTCCGTACATTTCACCGCGTCTGATGCCTCAACAAGGCATCGACATGATCCCCAGCATCCAATATTCATCCTCGGGGAATCAGTTTCCTCCCGCACCGACGGACATGTATAGCTTTCCCGGGGATGATCTGATGGCGGCGCATACCGGAGGCGACATCGGTCAGGCTTCTCAGATGGCGCCTCCGTCAATCAATGTAGAGTTTGCCCCTCCGTCCCGAACCCCAAGTTTTGGCCCATCGAAGCCCCTGGCCGACTTTGACTCGCTGAGTCCACCCGCGATGAGTGAGTCCCCCGCCGGTTTTtaaacagagagagagagagagggataGAAAAGCCCTTTGCCTCTCATGTCATATGCACATTACTGATTGTCATCATTGTATCAGGATCACGGGGACGCAGCAAGTCGGATCCCTTCGCGCATCCCGCCTCTCGACCGAGGTCACCTGCAGTGTCGACGTC includes:
- a CDS encoding C2H2 finger domain transcription factor crzA, with protein sequence MASHDHGQGVDANAAHGKPRNMSPSPHAQHQYHDPTAGLVVDPSMSSDYNGNASFNPSHGDSNINPLGGSESYGYSTNYPFNASAPNQTLAPPSSGQPFPPLLDTANLSLQQAFDPNMANQFNPGGLDMQSGQSMENFSNLLNSNPSELDFSAFQPHSPTGTSAPNYNSSLLIDTQMQSGQQVINPAVSPADIVSPISNPSASSHPSTQDLQQSSPGPMSPPGGTPGTYYTPQHSRHASLDPATAAYLSAQSTADWPSLMTSNNAFRGHRRAPSEVSEVSSATHSPYLSQNEFDGIENNVSPSLAPQNDPALYDNALGIEQFTLSEQHQQGFSPAHSPYISPRLMPQQGIDMIPSIQYSSSGNQFPPAPTDMYSFPGDDLMAAHTGGDIGQASQMAPPSINVEFAPPSRTPSFGPSKPLADFDSLSPPAMRSRGRSKSDPFAHPASRPRSPAVSTSSLEPNPPASPRSLSPHSRSNSGSREASPVRSNRRLSTSSIESRNYILDLADPGRPGAAPGDSKRVQKHPATFQCTLCPKRFTRAYNLRSHLRTHTDERPFVCTVCGKAFARQHDRKRHEGLHSGEKKFVCRGDLSLGGQWGCGRRFARADALGRHFRSEAGRICIKPLLDEESQERERVAAQQQQQQQQQQPAGGHLQPVPQPLVMPGIPGMDGQSSGAFVLPAALLAQYPALQNIQWDQLATAGDESGDIGGRSSFDASSGGEFGLDEDESGLSSVSGMSGGYAPNQGALYPGQMLGMNSGNSEYVDQQKWL